The genomic DNA TAAAAATAACCTAATAGCGCTTTAGCCTTAGCGAAATATTGACTATAATTTAGTCAGGACATCGTATTGGCAAGGTCAAGATGATTATCACCACTCATTATCCGCAAGTGCCGCTAGCAACGTCAAATGTTGCAACGGATCTTGCGCGAGTGGACAACCAACAAAAACCGCCGATCCTTCCACCGCAAGAACCGGCTAAAGGCCACCGAGAGCGATCATTAAATCCACAAAATGAACGCGCTACGGCTTATATCGTCGCAGAAAAAAAACAACAGCAAGAACAGGCCAAGCGCCAGCAACAAAACCTCACCCAACAACAATCTGTTGCCCCTAAATCCGCCGCAGCACAAGCTGTTAGTGTTAAGACAATCAGAGTTATGGCAAGCCATACACCGGCATTGCAACGTAAAGATATTCAGCTAAAAACCCAAACGGTGGCCGCAAAAAAAACAGCGGAACCTTGGCAGCGCCAACTCATCGACGCTGGCGTATCAAAAGCGACCTATCAGCAATTTGGCCAACGGATTGGTCAATTCTATCAACAACAATCCGCGCCAAACAATGAGTCTCAGTTACAAATATTAGCGTGATACTTCGGTGGCTTTTTCGGTGGTCGTTATATCAGAGAGTGTTGGCTTAGCCTCTGTATTCGCCGTACGATACAACATTTTGTTATAGGCCAAACTGCCCCATAACGCCCACCCTAATGCCGCTTCCGCTTGTGTCTCATCCAATGTCGTCGGTGTCATTTTTTCTGTAGCAAAATCGTACATCACACTTTCTGGAGGTAATTCAGGTTGTAAAATTGTCATTTTATCCCCCTCTAATAAACCAAAGTTTTGATTGTACTGCATCATCGCTCGGCCAGGCCAAGAATCTGGTTCTTTGGTTAAATCACGGCCTAACATCGGATAATTATCAGAAATGCCAAGCAAAGAAACTAACGTCGGCGCCATGTCAATCTGGCTGACAATACGAGGGTCTCGCTTCATATCAATACCGTCGCCTAAAATAAGCCCAGGAATACGAAAACGAGACACAGGCACTAATGCTGCGCCGCCAACACGACTATCGTGATCGGCTATAATCAAAAATAAAGTATCTTTCCAATACGTTGATTTTTTGGCTTTCTTGAAAAACTCACCCAAGGCATAATCGGCATATTTTACCGCGTTGTGCATGGTGTACTGCGGTTGTTCATACAGCTCAATTCGATCATCAGGGAACTCATACGGATCATGGTTGCTTGAGCTAAACACTAAACTAAAGAATGGCTTACCTTCTTTGTGCATTCGCGAAAACTCTTCATCGGCGCGGAACAATAGATCCTCATCAGAGACTCCCCAAGACGCTATAAACGCTGGGTCCTTATAGTCACCTTGATCAACAATATCGGAAAAACCATTGCCTAAAAAGAAACTGCGCATATTATCAAAATGACTTTCGCCGCCATAAATAAACTGCGTGGTATAGCCATGTTGTTTTAATAAATCCGCAATGGTAAAAAAGCCGGTTTGGCTTTTACCTAGCTTAACGACCGCCCTTGCTGGCGTTGGCGTAAAACCGGTTGTCACCGCCTCAATACCTCTTACCGAGCGCGTACCTGTCGCGTATAAGTTTTCAAAAAACCACCCTTGTTGAGATAACTCATCAATATTGGGGGTTAACGGTAAGCCACCTAAAC from Shewanella psychromarinicola includes the following:
- a CDS encoding LTA synthase family protein codes for the protein MSLIILSLSRLGLSLWQADRVSDAQGWGYIFIQGLRVDFASVCWLWGIAALGTVVFSGEHLVGRAWVMILRVWLTLGLWVIIFLEASSPSFIAEYGFRPNRLYVEYLVYPKEVLSMLWAGRKAELILSGLITIGSLWGGWWFSGKLTQRICYPKWYWRPVVAVMVIAITILGARSSLGHRPLNPSLVAFSDDPLINSLVLNSSFSLIFAIKQMGNEQDASKVYGKLPYDKVIDIVRRESGRPLSAFTSADIPSLSFNQASYSGKPKNLVIILQESLGARFVGSLGGLPLTPNIDELSQQGWFFENLYATGTRSVRGIEAVTTGFTPTPARAVVKLGKSQTGFFTIADLLKQHGYTTQFIYGGESHFDNMRSFFLGNGFSDIVDQGDYKDPAFIASWGVSDEDLLFRADEEFSRMHKEGKPFFSLVFSSSNHDPYEFPDDRIELYEQPQYTMHNAVKYADYALGEFFKKAKKSTYWKDTLFLIIADHDSRVGGAALVPVSRFRIPGLILGDGIDMKRDPRIVSQIDMAPTLVSLLGISDNYPMLGRDLTKEPDSWPGRAMMQYNQNFGLLEGDKMTILQPELPPESVMYDFATEKMTPTTLDETQAEAALGWALWGSLAYNKMLYRTANTEAKPTLSDITTTEKATEVSR